Below is a genomic region from Desulfobacter sp..
TGATGGAGTTGAACCTCTGGATATAGAAAGTTTGATCCTACAACTAAGCCATCATTTTTCCACAAGGATTGAAATAAAAGCAGTAGAAAGAAAAGATTTAGATATCCTCAAATTGTCAATTTTTTCATCTTATGAGAAGGCTGTCGAGGCTTTTAATGAACTGAAGAGAATCTTTCTTTATTTGTCAATTGAGAGTGATATTGCAATTTACTTTGAAGATTCTTTAATAGAGCTCATGGAACCATTTGGTCATTTCCTAAAAAGCTGGGAAGATGGCGTTCGAGCAGGATGGGAGGCAGATAAAAAAGAGGGACTTATTCTTATTGATGGAGTAGCACACATACTGAACCCAATTATTGTTTCAGAACAAAAAAAATTATTGATACAGGGGCCTTTTTGGGTAGGGTAAATAAATCTATAAAATCTAATTTATTCAGTCAGGCCGTTAACTTCTCAAGAAATACGAGGATTGATCATCCGGACGAAAAAGCAAGACTGGCGGCAAAAGCATATATGAATGCGTTTTCAAACCAAAACAGAGCGTTAAAATTTTTAAGTTTAGTAACATGCCTGGAGATATTGGCTGATCGAAAAGAGAAAAATAAAGTGTTTAAAAATGTTGTAGATTCTTCAATTGAGATGATAAAAAAAATAGTTGTCTCAAATCAAGAAGAGAAGGAGGCAATTCGGGAATGTTCAGAATTCTGTGTCACGGTTTCGGTTCCCGGATCTGCCTCAGCGCCAGCGGAAGTAAAAGTCAGGTCCGAGAATGGGCCTTCAATCAGCCACGTCGGAGGAGTTGACTTTTGCTGGAGTGGAGTTCCTGGAACCATCTTTTCCATCTGTAAATAAATCCCTATCAAATTCCCAGCTCTTTATCCAGCCGGCCTTCAAAGAAAATTGCCAACTGGGAAATTGTCAGTGACCAGTTTTGAACCGGCATTGTCCATTTCTTACTGGCGTTCTGGATCCCCATGTAAAGCAGCTTTAACAGGCTGTCCTGGTTAGGAAACGATCCCTTTGTTTTGGTCAGTTTTCGAAACTGTCGATGCACAGCCTCAATGGTATTTGTGGTGTATATTATCCGTCGGATCTCTTCTGGATATTTAAAGAAATGACTGAGGCGCTCCCAGTTGTTCCGCCAGGATTTTATCACAATCGGGTATTTGTCATTCCATTTATTTTCCAAGATATCCAGTTCTTCTTCGGCCAGATCCTTATTGACCGCTTTATAAACACGTTTTAGATCTGCCATAAATTCCTTTTTATTTTTGGAACCAACGTATTTCAATGAATTTCGGATCTGGTGGACTACGCAGAGTTGAACTTCTGTGTCCGGGAATATGGTCTCAATGGCCTCGGGAAAACCTTTTAGACCATCAACACAGGCAATCAGGATATCTTTTACCCCTCGGTTTGAAAGGTCTGTTAACACCTGCAGCCAGAAGTTCGCACCCTCATTCTCGGATATGTACAGCCCAAGAACCTCTTTGCGGCCCTCGATATTCACCCCAAGAATTGTGTAAACGGCTTTGCTGCCGACCTTTCCGTTTTCTCGTACTTTATAATGTATGGCATCAAGCCATACGATTGGGTACACATTTTCCAACGGCCTGGCCTGCCATTCTTTGACGGTATGGATGATTTTATCGGTAATGGTGCTCAGAGTGGCATTTGAAATCTCAAGTCCATAGATTTCCTGTAAATGGGAAGCCATATCATTATAACTCATGCCCAGGCCGTAAAGGGCTATTATCTTTCTTTCAATTTCATCGCTGAGCGTTGTCTGATGTTTTTTGACGATCTGTGGAGAGAAGGTTCCGGCCCTGTCACGCGGGGTTTCCAGCTCAAATTTACCATCCAGGGATTTAATGGTCTTTTTGCTTTTTCCATTACGGCGGTTGGCAGAAACTTCCTGCCCGAGATGGGACTCCAACTATCCTTCAAGAGCAGCTTCAGCAAGATTTTTGATTAATGATGTAAGGACGCCGCCCTTACCTGTGAAGGGTTTACCTTCCTGAATACCTTTAAGAGCTTTTTGAAAATCAAATTCGGTGTTGTCTTCGGTCATGTCAGTTCTCCTTATTTAGCTGAGTATATCAGCTTTGATTCAACTGACACAGAATTTTGAACGCCCTCTCAACATCCCCAATGAGGTGACTAAAAGAAAGGTGATGAGTATTAGCCTGACAACCATTTAATTCCCTGCAATCATTTAAATTCATCAATGCGATTCTGGCATTCGTTTCATTTTTAACAAATGTCGACATGTGCATGAATATTTTTATCAGTTTCAGCCAACATTTCAAAGCCACAGCATCTTGTCTGTGATTCGAATTTTTGGGGCTCAACGGTAAAAAAACTGAAGATTATCCTTACCCGGGTCCTGAATGCAAGGGGAAAAATCATACCCTGCTAAATTAATTTAAAAATCAAACCTGAATCATCAATAAAATTCAACTGTCCATTTTTTTTCAGTAGTGTCCGGTTAGGTTGTTGCATATAAAAAGCATCTAAAATCATTGAAAAAACAGTCTGTTTTGTGTTGACAAATGTGCGTAAAAATTTTTGTGCGCCTTGAAAATTTAACTCAAGGAGCTCAAATGACGCACATCTCAGTCCCTAAAAAACAACTACGGTCCCTGAACTTTGACAATTTCAGGTGCCCTCTGATAAAGTCACTTTCAAAAGCACCGGAATTACAATCTCGAGGAGACCGCCCTTTAAAAATGACATTCGAAGACCAGATAAATGCTTTGGTTTATTTCCATCTTCAGGAGCACAAGTCTGCCCGACATTTAATTCAGGATCTCAAGGAGAATGTTTTTGCTAAAGAAAATATTGCGCCAGACGGTGGTATCAGCCGTAGTAGTTTCTGTGAAGCCATCAATCACAGGGGACTCGAACAACTGCAATTTATCTTTGAGGATCTTTATAAACAGGCTCTTGAGTGTCATCCGGGTGAACACGCCGAGTTAGGAGAGTTGGTTTCCATTGACGGTAGTCTCATAAATGCAGTCCTTTCAATGCACTGGGCGAACTACAGAAAAGGAAGTAAAAAAGCCAAAGTACATTGCGGATTTGACATTAATCACGGAATCCCAAACAAAATCTTTTTGACTGAAGGCAACGGCGCTGAACGCACTTTTGTTCCCAAAATACTTTCCAAGGGGCAAACAGGTGTTATGGATCGTGGATATCAATCCCATAAAGAATTTGACCTGCTTCAGGAGCAAGGCAAACATTTTGTCTGCCGTATAAAAACCAGGACAACAAGAACAATTATTGATAACCACGAGACCCCTTCCGACAGCTACATTTTTTATGATGCACTGGTTAAACTTGGTACTCCGAATCAAAACCAGACGAAAAGGCCTGTTCGGGTTGTTGGCTATAAAATTGCTGGCGTCAAATACTATGTGGCAACTGACAGGCATGATTTAACAGCGGAACAAATAGCAACAATTTATAAACTCCGGTGGACCATTGAGGATTTTTTCAAATGGTGGAAAGAACATCTGAAGGTATATCATCTCATTGCCCGCAGTGAATACGGCCTTATGGTTCAGATTCTTGGCGGCCTTATCACTTACCTGTTACTGGCAATCCATTGCCAAAAACAGTTTAATGAAAAGGTCACGATCAAAAGAGTTCGGCAGCTGCGAACCACCATTCTAAATGACCTGTTTGGCTGCGAGGAGCAGGGCTCTCATAGTTCAAACAGGGACAATATTGTCAAAGATCAAAAAATTATTGAGCAAGCAAAAACCTAACCGGACATCACTGCATTTTTTTTAGCATAAATTTCTGACCGCACCTGCCAGAGGGGATCAAAGGTTTAACAGAATAGATCCCCTGACAAAAAATGCCTTCCTAAATTAACCCGGATCATCCGAGCAGATCAGGGCACCGAAGGAAATCGAGACCTGTCTGTATGGGGGTAGAACTTGGCCCCTGAAAACATGTTCATGAATTCCTGGTTCACGTTGAGCTCAATATAGGTGATGGTCTCCCTGATGGCCATGACCCTGGGAAACACGTCCGGATCGGTGAGCATGAGAGCGGCCCCGCCCAGAGAAGAGTTGCCCAGGACCTTGAACACGGACCTGTCCAGGTCCGGAAGCATGCCGATGGAGATGGCCGATTCAGGGTTGATGAACGATCCAAAGGTGCCGGCCACATAAAAGGTGTTCAGATCCTCAAATTCAAGGCCTGAGGTATTTTTAACAATCACCTCCAAGATGGTGTACATGGCAGCCTTGGAAGAGGTCAAAGAGTTGAGATCCACCTGGGTAAGGCAGATGGGACGGCCTGTGCCTGAACTTTCAGCCTTGACCAGGACAAAGGTTGGAACCTCTTCTTGAACGATCAGACGGTCCTGGCAGATTTCAGGATCAAACTTACCCCGGATATCAATCATGCCGGAGAGAAAAAGGGCGGCAGCCAGGTCAATCATGCCTGATCCGCAGATGCCCACAGGGGGCTTTTCTTCAATGGTATGCACCTGGACCTTCCGGGTGTCAGGATCAATGAACACCCGGTCAATGACCCCGGGTCCTGCGGTCATGCCCATCTTGCTCACCCCGCCTTCCAGGGCAGGTCCTGCTGCCCCGGCACAGGCAATGAGCCAGTCCTTGGATCCCACCACAATTTCGGCATTGGTGCCCACATCCACCACCAGGCAGGGATCCTGCTTTTTATCCAGATCGGCAAAAACAATACCGGCCAGCAAATCCCCCCCAAAATAGGACCCGATATTGGGGAATAAAAAGGCCAGACCAGAAGGACGAATCTCAAGGCCAAGGGAGGCAGCCTCTGTGGTATCCGGGATATTGACGCAGGGAATATAAGGTTCTTTGATAATTTCAAAGGATTCAATCCCCAAAAACAAATGGGTCATGGCGGTATTGCCGGCACCTGCCACCAAAAAAATATCATTGGGGCTGGATCCGATTTCCCTGGAAAGCAGGCCCAGATGATGATTCACCCCCTGGACCACAAGGGCCTGGAGTT
It encodes:
- a CDS encoding IS4 family transposase — its product is MTHISVPKKQLRSLNFDNFRCPLIKSLSKAPELQSRGDRPLKMTFEDQINALVYFHLQEHKSARHLIQDLKENVFAKENIAPDGGISRSSFCEAINHRGLEQLQFIFEDLYKQALECHPGEHAELGELVSIDGSLINAVLSMHWANYRKGSKKAKVHCGFDINHGIPNKIFLTEGNGAERTFVPKILSKGQTGVMDRGYQSHKEFDLLQEQGKHFVCRIKTRTTRTIIDNHETPSDSYIFYDALVKLGTPNQNQTKRPVRVVGYKIAGVKYYVATDRHDLTAEQIATIYKLRWTIEDFFKWWKEHLKVYHLIARSEYGLMVQILGGLITYLLLAIHCQKQFNEKVTIKRVRQLRTTILNDLFGCEEQGSHSSNRDNIVKDQKIIEQAKT
- a CDS encoding DUF4445 domain-containing protein, with the protein product MKGLGYVREIEVEKPVLGNNISDSQRLEMALEKALGQAQAGRVHACPVHIPWHLLKHLPSRLRQWGFKARAVVFRDRRSWRLVDLLPPDHDRPVLGAAIDLGTTRIVIRLVDLETGQTLGEQGFDNPQAKIGPDVLARIHHSNTPGGLEELQALVVQGVNHHLGLLSREIGSSPNDIFLVAGAGNTAMTHLFLGIESFEIIKEPYIPCVNIPDTTEAASLGLEIRPSGLAFLFPNIGSYFGGDLLAGIVFADLDKKQDPCLVVDVGTNAEIVVGSKDWLIACAGAAGPALEGGVSKMGMTAGPGVIDRVFIDPDTRKVQVHTIEEKPPVGICGSGMIDLAAALFLSGMIDIRGKFDPEICQDRLIVQEEVPTFVLVKAESSGTGRPICLTQVDLNSLTSSKAAMYTILEVIVKNTSGLEFEDLNTFYVAGTFGSFINPESAISIGMLPDLDRSVFKVLGNSSLGGAALMLTDPDVFPRVMAIRETITYIELNVNQEFMNMFSGAKFYPHTDRSRFPSVP